In Glycine max cultivar Williams 82 chromosome 15, Glycine_max_v4.0, whole genome shotgun sequence, the DNA window acatatatatatatatataggaaagaATTGGTCTAGTGAAGACTGAAGTGGTTGGCAAATAAGTCctttacaaatatgttttgctTTGCTCAGATGCTTTCTTCTCTGTCTTGGATTCAAACACTATTTTTTCCCCTTATTTCCATTAGCATAAAAAAGAAtatcacaattaatttttaattttataagatcTAATAATTTCATGAACAGTTTTATTAACTTATAGGTATTTTGcgctaaaatatttttcctaaagttgttaaattttatatattaaaaaataagaggacTCTAATTTTGTAagtaattaaggaaaaaaattggtGACTAATTATATGatcttttttagttaataactACCCCATAGAAACGTTCAGTTAGTCGTTATTACTAGTCAGCGTGTTAGTTGATAGTGAGCGTTGACTagttatattaataaatgtAGCAGGATTAAGATTCCCAACAAATCATAATTAAGATTATTCATGcagttaaaaaaatgattcatttttttattggttaagatGATTCATTTGTTAAAACAAAAACGAAAATCTTATTGTAAACTGCAGGCCAGTCATATATATCAGATCTTCTTATCACTTCAATTAAGTCAATTACTGTGAATTTTGGAAGAAATTCgaatttacttaattttattttttctaaattatattttatcaaaaaaattaatgactcCTTAGTAACATATCTTTCTCATCTTTACtcattatttttagattaaattgtaaatttaataTCCTATTTATCTTATAATTCAGTTTTAGTCCCTTGTAATTTAATTCATGaatataatcttttaaatttttgtaatcttgttatttcaatttcttaattatattaatatgtttattttgtaCACTTAATTAACGTTAACATCTAACCAAAACGTGATACCAAAACGTGATACGTGACAGTCAACATCTAATAAAAGTATAATACGTGACAATCAAGTATTAATGTCAATCTCGAgattaaagactaaaataatgagattaaaaaaactgcagaattaaattcatgaattagattataaaagaatcaaaattgaattttgagaaggaaaatcaaatttgtaatttaatcttattttaaaattaaaatttaatatttattttaaaaaattgtcattgtttcaaaaaataatttggtaTCAGGATATAAATTGTttaccataaataaaatataaatttataatttgtatgttaaaaatattataaattattttctttttttttctttttcagtaaATGATTATctcctaaaaaaaataacaattattattaaCCCAAAGTTATCACCTTGATATGTATTTCACCACAAAGGGAGTTAGTGACATCCAACTTAGCTGTACTGGAAACCCGTCTTGCATTTTTTAGTTATCCTAAAGAAGCATCCCAGAATTTACAGGGTAAACTTCCTGACGCATTGATGCCCTCGTTGTCGGTGGACGTACGGTTTTAAAACTTCACAACTTTATATATGCATGGTGCATGAtaatagtttcttttttttttatgtgatttttatttattttgtaaaatatttatgaatataaaacattacttatcataataaaattgtaTGAAAGCTGAATATAAGAGAAATTATATACGATTAATGGATAAATAGAATACTAGTTGTGATTGCATTTTGCAGCATTGATTTGAACAATATATGCTGAAGAATACAATTAATAAATCAACTacaatttattgattttgtcctTGAAATTGTTACAGATGTCCTATAAATCCCGAATTACGGGATGAAAGTAAAATACAGAAGATACAGCGCAAAATGGGTTTCCAAGCAAATTGCTATATATCAGAGAATAAAGGAAATTATACAATTAGATAtacaaatgaattaattaaagaattttgtAATACAAATGAATTAATCAAAGCACCAGAAGTGCTTCtgttatttcaataaattttgctttttaaaaaaatatataaactgaAGCCTAAACCAATTATTAAGCGAATTCAGGCCACAGAATTGAGTGATGTTGAAGGCATCAAACATATGGTCTCTCTCATTAAGATCCCATATTATAtacgaaaaaaataataaacgaaTTTATATTGTGGTTATCCAACGCTATGAAGTATGAACATTGAAGCATTCAACGTTGTTGCTTCCTCGCGTGCTTCCTTTCTTCCTCTACCTCCAGCAAGTTCATGATCACCGCATCGGAAGCATTCCTTAGCAGCTCCGACCAATCcctgaaaataaatcacataaaaaataattaaattccaAGTTCGtataatataaagtataaaatattaataaaaaaagaaattaaagataaaagaagaagagagagataatagagatttttaacaaaaaaaaaattaagcataagagaaaaagaaaaacaaaagagagaacATGTACGTGTAACACTGTAATATATATTTACCCATTCAAAGAATCAAACGTCAAACCGACGGTGTTTTTAGCTTCCTCGAGTGCTAAACAGAACCTCTGAAGGTCCTTATGAGGGCGTGTTCCGTTGTCCTTGACCACAAGCTGCGACGGTTTGACATCATAGAAAATAGGAACAACCCTTTTGTTGGACTCCATGAGAAGAGCCAGCTCGTGGAGGCAGAAATAGGAGTCACAATAACGAGGAGAGAAGACCGCAACACCAACCTTGCAACCGAGGATAGCCCTATCAATGTGGTCGAATAGCCTATCCCCAGGTTTCATGTTCATGCTGTCCAAGAATGCCCTCACTCCATTCCTCGTAAGATTATCGTACAACAACCCCGCAACGTTTTTCTTTGTGTCTATCCCACGGTGGTTTATGAACACGTCGCATGCTGTACGAGCGATTTTGCTTATCGTTTTGGCGGGTAAACGTTGCATGGCTCCTTCGACAAGCTACCTTAAATTGTTATTATGTTGGTATTTTGCTACGAAACTTTGTTGCTTTCCGACTTtaatgtgttgtgttgtgtacTTGTATATAGTTGTAGGTGGGCGAGAGTTTTAAATATAGGCAAGATGTGATGGACAAAGATGTGTGCTTATAAATCAATATATACAGTGAAATTTTGTGGAAAAGGGCTTTCATTAAAGaacgatttttttaattaaacgtACGAGACTTTGGTGGATTCgggaaaatactaagtatttgaACGGAGAACTCATAGAACAAAAAGAGTACATGCGTTCGAATTTTCGGATCGCCATGGATCAAGATTTGGAAAACTTGTCCTTCAAAGacgtaattaattaataagtacTCATCCctagcttttctctctctttattttttctatttttggggTACATAAACGTGTCTTTTTACATGGGGGATCGGCTACACAAATATCTCTGACATGTTCATTCTTTTTTGTGGGAAATTTAAGGGTTGTTTCCTTGAGGCCCCTTTACTGAGAAATAGTACTTAGCTAAATCAtggatatatattatatataaatttaagtatAAATGTTGATGTTCTATCTTATATAACATTTGTACaagagtttaaaatttaaattttattaaaatagtgAAAAGTATTATTACATCATAATcacaaaaacaatttattatattttttaattttgactcATTAACTATGTACTTAGTACATAAAAAAACCGAATAAATGTAATCCAAAACAATTTGCTCAACTTCACCATGTCAATGTTTTATTAGAGTATATATAGCATTCTTATGATACATAAgaacttttattaaaataatacattagaaaataataatactgtaagaaaattatacataagaaaaaaatatccttCTAAATTATGTATGTAGaactttttatttgttaattattataataagatTTATTCAATAtagtcaataattttaaaatgcactTTGTTTGGTACTAATGTTTTAAGTAGAATAATAAACTTTTACTGATGGATGTAATATTTATGAGAAAattaatgtcttttttttttaaaattcccttaaccaattatagaaaaaatgacTGTAGAATAAACTAATTAATCTAAACATGCACAATCTAGAtgttaataaaatgtttattaaatgataagatATATATACCTAAAGATACTGATAAAAAggatttaaaaagtaaaaagtaaaaataaattattttctctttaagaaaatcaaatagtaattaatttcttataatttttgacGCCTTACTTGTGATTAGACTGACCTCATAATAGCATAAATACTACTttgcataaattaatatttttctctccgTGATACTGTAGAATATACAAGATGATATGGGGACACATACCCCaatcaacatcatttttttattactaatataATATCAAGTTGTCATTTAAGTTTTCTTgtctttaattttgtatttactgTTCAAAAGTTTATTATATAAAGTAGGAAATGTTATCTTGTTACGATTATACCTAAAAATTCTGGGTTGTTAATGATTATAAACATGCATGATCGATTTCCCCTTTAGATTCATTGATCATGTTGAAAATTTAGTTTGAAGTTTTTGATTTCACTTTACGCAATAAGAGTGGAACAAGGTATGTACATATGCCATTTTCAAAGTGCTAACAGAAAAATAAACGAAATGAGACAAATAGAATTGATAtgaaatttttcattaataataacaatgattatattatttatagtttatataatgggaataaaataacctaaaacctaagagaataaaatgaaattaaagcatATTCTTATGTAGACAactcaaatataatatatataagaaaaatgaaataatactcataaattaatatatatatatatataaggaaagaaaaataatattctactgtcaaataatatattttgttagcaTAATACTCTACTATCAAATAATGTTGTTATTACGTGGTATTTAAGGTAAGATTATATACTTTCTCTCTGTTAAGTGCTACAGAATTTCACAGATTAGATCTATATATAGCTAGTTGAACTGCATGACGCTTTATGATATTCAAGTTATGTATTTTTTCGTGGATCGGGGAAGGGAATAAATGGGTTGATATACAGAGAATCatacttttaaaaattggtTTATTTATCGTCCTAATTAAATCAGTTTGATGATGTCCTAAATAACTGAATTGGTTTCGTAAAATATCATTGCAAAATGTCATggataattaaagtttgaatttaagatatagtaataatatattaagtTATAACATTAACTACAACACCACTGTGACCACAACTAGAAATTTCTTACGGTATTTCAATTGTTATATTTACTACACGCATGTATTTTAACCGGTTAGACTAATAATTACCAGTCAAATCAATTACCTCTGCACCACGATTAAGTCCAGAATTTAGTCAAGTTTAATAACGTTATGAACTTATAactgttaattaaaaatttaacaactAAGATTGATTGTGACAGAAGACAAACACGcgaataataaattatgaagtTATAAAATCTGACCAATAATTTGAGACCTTAATGAAAAAGATGTAAAACAACTCATATAAATGTTGTCTTAATATTATAtgacttatataaaaaatattttcaattaaaatatatgaaattggatagaaattaaagaataatgtATATATCAAAAACTTGAATTCGGTTTTGAATTCCTTATAGTTTGAAGCCCGTACATTCACATTCCCGACAAAGAACAAGGAAAAGGCATTagtcaatataatttattttgaaagttgAGTGTTCAAGTCTTAATTCAAGTCACGCTGATTTCTGTTTACATCTTATACTAcataaagaatttcaatttggtAAGTTGATGACATATCTTACATGTCTTTTAAAATTGCTACATTGTTTTTCTTGGTCTGCTACTCTTTTAATAATACAAACCATTTTGtcttaattttatatgtttataatttgatattcaTAAGTAAATGTTGATTAATTGATGTTTGTGACTTTAATATCATTGTCAATTCAATTATacaattttgtgttttctttctgaATTTAACATAGTGTGTGTTTCGGAAATTGATTATGGATGAGATTtttcatatcaaaataaatatgtactaattccaatttttatgttaactacaagaaagtaatttattagTGACTAAATTTagtgataaatatgtaatattCATCACTAACGTctgtaaaattttaataataaatttttaaaatctttatatAAATTGATTCGTCATTAAAGTTAACTTTATTTTGGCATGTTTTCGCACTATGAGCaccatttttttaagtatagaaCATGTTTCCAAATACACTCAATATGTTCAATTCGTCTTTGTGCTCATTATGTCTCAATTTATTATGAAGATTGATCTTTCACCACCGATCGAGGGATGTATGACAGTTGAAGATCATGTCAATTGTTGGGTGTTCTGTTAATACTACTTAACCCCTGGCAAGTATTATTTTGATCcccaattttctttttgttgttggTGAAAAAAGTAAACTGGAGTCAATTAAcagtacaaaaaaaatttaaataagccAAGAAAGTTAAGAAATAAGATTATTCATTAGgttaagaatatattttgattgaaatttgGAGCAAATATTGGAAAACAGAAGGGAGTCTCTTTCAGCCATTGATTTCAGCTTATTGCTTCTTCATGGACTCGTTCGCGCCCCTATTTTGGGTTATTTTGTCTGAACTTGGCTCAATGCATGTAGCTGTGGAAATGACCTCGATAAGAAGCCACTGTTCAGACCATTCTTTGGTGCTATCACAGAAACTACCAACATTTTGAAATGTTCAAATCAAAGGAACGAACGTTGGGAGTCAAAGCTAGTCAAAAGAACCATTCTAACCCGCTTTAATTTGTTTACTATTTAcggaattaaaatgaataattaataattaataattaataatcctCCTCCTACACACCATTTTATTTACATCCCTTTTAGTCCAACCTGAGGGAGTGCTAATTAAGCCAAAGTGATTTTATTTACAACCATTTTGAGTACATTTATGATCTATCATATTATGGTTTAATTCGCAGAGTTTTCTTTCATGGACTAAGTCATATCTATGATAGAACTTATGCCCAAAACATATTTCTTGCTGGCTAAGTGTTTGACCAATGACAAACCTGTCTTAATTTTTTACCTTGAACCCCAAACAAAATAAAGTCAAATACATGCAGTATTAATTTGGCACATGTCGAAATAAACGTAATATTAATTGTTCATATTTCTGTAAGCTAGTTTAATTAGTTAGTAACAATAtgttattgatatttttctgGGACACGGTTTCTAAGAAATTATATTGCCGGCTTTTACACTAAAATGGTGTAATTTTCTGAATTTATTACCAAAATGGatagattttaataaaattaacaaaatgatTAATCGTCTTTTGAAAGACAATTTTAATATACCGAAATATACTAAAATCATGTTTCAAAACAAGATTTTacttttctaactttttattctataattcttttaaaaaaattgtagcgGCAAGAAATAATTTGTGACAAAATTTAATTgccacaatttaaaaaaaaactgaaaaagaaaatttgtgttttgaaatcactatatattaaattgtcttttaaaatagaacttattcatttttataatttttttcaaaatctatctattttgataattaattcaaaaaattatattatttttgataaaaataattattataaaaattaattatcttactttgatgataaaatattattatataacaatGTTTATCAAtgaattctatttatttattttaaaattaaatagagtTGAATGAATCCATTTCATCAGTAAACCATATGAACCCATGTACAGGTGATACCCATCCATTCAGAGAATTACAAGAGGTTCAAATACCAGTCTCTCACATAATTGGTTAGCAACATAAATATACCATGCACTTATAGTTTAAAGAAAACAATGCTTTATCCCTATATTGATCCCGCATCTCCCCAACACCATCCTCAAGCTTCTCAATTTACATGAGTGATATACCTCCATTCCGCATCATTTGGAATCTGCACAGATGCTCTCCAATCACTGTAAATTCCATCAGAGCAGCTATACAAGCATCACCATCATTCCAAACAAGCCCTGGTATTCATGATCAAAGTCCTGTGATCCCTCTTTCAACCAACACCAGCTAAAGAATAATATCTGTTGTAATAATTTGTCCAGTTCAAATTTATCTCCCCTGAAGATACATGAATTTCTGAGTCTCCAAATGCACCATACCAATGCGCTCCACATTGTCCTCCATAAATTGCATCTGGTTGTAGATAACTTTCCATGAGGTATCAGCAGAATAAGGAAGAAACGTTGAGAAACTGCCCCATGAATAGAGGATTTTCCAAGCACGCTCAGACACCTTGCAAGAGAAAAGGACATGACATGATGACTCCTCCACTTCGTTGCAGAAGAATGTCCACATTCATCCTTTTCAGATCCAAGAAAAGCCTCCACAACATGAAGGATATCTTCGGAGGAATCTCCAACTTCCACAGAGAGTGAAAAAGCTGGATATCTTGACTACCCCTCAGTTATGAAAGGAGCTCTTTTTATGCAAAATGGACCTTGTAAGAATCTTCTAAACTTGATTTCCAAATCCAGCTATCAGGGATTTCCCTCAAAACATCCACCCGAGAAACATATGATTTagatcatttatcatattttcttcCCAAACAAACCACTCACG includes these proteins:
- the LOC100806903 gene encoding TIR-only protein encodes the protein MQRLPAKTISKIARTACDVFINHRGIDTKKNVAGLLYDNLTRNGVRAFLDSMNMKPGDRLFDHIDRAILGCKVGVAVFSPRYCDSYFCLHELALLMESNKRVVPIFYDVKPSQLVVKDNGTRPHKDLQRFCLALEEAKNTVGLTFDSLNGDWSELLRNASDAVIMNLLEVEEERKHARKQQR